A window of Candidatus Saccharibacteria bacterium contains these coding sequences:
- the galE gene encoding UDP-glucose 4-epimerase GalE, whose protein sequence is MKILVTGGAGYIGSTVATQLVEAGHEVVVLDLVANSARIFLPAQVRLIEGDIAQLQHYITKDDGIEAVLHLAAHLSAGESMQVPEKYWHNNTVGTLRLLDAMRELGIRKLIFSSTAAVYGNPKETPITEESEKNPTNTYGMTKLATDMAITSECIAHGLAAISLRFFNVAGAYGLCGERHDPETHIIPLAFEAITGKRDGFMLFGDDYPTEDGTCVRDYIHVSDLAKAHILALGALTPGKHDIFNLGNGNGFSNRQVVAAVEKVTGRQLPVAVAPRRAGDPAVLIASSQKARDVLGWQPEKAGLEEIIGDAWKFYTQQQVDGRH, encoded by the coding sequence ATGAAAATTTTAGTCACTGGCGGCGCCGGCTATATCGGCAGTACCGTCGCCACCCAACTTGTTGAAGCGGGCCATGAAGTGGTAGTCCTTGACCTTGTCGCCAACTCTGCCCGCATCTTTCTTCCGGCACAGGTACGCCTGATTGAAGGCGACATCGCGCAGCTACAGCACTATATCACCAAGGACGATGGTATCGAGGCGGTCCTGCACCTGGCCGCCCACCTGTCCGCCGGCGAATCAATGCAGGTGCCGGAAAAATACTGGCACAATAACACGGTCGGGACGCTGCGGCTGCTGGACGCGATGCGTGAGCTTGGTATCCGTAAGCTTATCTTCTCATCGACGGCGGCGGTATATGGCAATCCAAAAGAAACGCCGATTACCGAAGAGTCCGAAAAGAACCCGACGAACACCTACGGCATGACCAAGCTGGCGACCGATATGGCTATCACCAGCGAATGCATCGCCCACGGATTGGCTGCCATCAGCCTGCGATTTTTCAATGTCGCCGGGGCATATGGCCTGTGCGGCGAGCGCCACGACCCCGAAACGCATATCATACCGCTTGCGTTCGAGGCCATTACCGGCAAGCGTGACGGCTTCATGCTGTTTGGCGACGACTATCCGACCGAAGATGGCACCTGCGTGCGTGATTACATCCACGTGTCCGACCTGGCCAAGGCGCACATCCTGGCGCTTGGCGCCCTGACTCCAGGGAAGCACGATATCTTCAACCTCGGCAATGGTAACGGTTTTTCAAACCGGCAGGTGGTGGCGGCGGTCGAAAAAGTGACCGGCCGGCAGCTGCCAGTGGCTGTCGCACCGCGGCGCGCCGGCGATCCGGCCGTGCTGATTGCCTCCAGCCAGAAGGCGCGGGACGTCCTGGGTTGGCAGCCGGAAAAGGCGGGCCTGGAAGAGATAATCGGCGATGCCTGGAAATTTTATACACAGCAGCAGGTCGACGGCCGGCATTGA
- a CDS encoding prepilin-type N-terminal cleavage/methylation domain-containing protein, translated as MRQKLTLRSGFTIVELLIVIVVLGILAVVAITSFSGAQDRARTASVESDLRNARSKLAAAYAENGVYPTDPSSLPISPGTSYILESTNAGTPGFCLQATNGNVTRNVTNSSAKLNTGSII; from the coding sequence ATGCGTCAAAAACTAACATTACGCAGCGGTTTTACCATTGTTGAACTTTTGATAGTCATCGTCGTGCTGGGCATTCTGGCAGTGGTGGCTATCACCTCTTTTAGCGGCGCTCAGGACCGTGCCCGCACCGCCTCGGTAGAGAGCGACCTCCGCAACGCCCGGTCCAAGCTGGCGGCGGCGTATGCCGAGAATGGCGTATATCCGACCGATCCCAGCTCTTTACCCATCAGTCCAGGCACCAGTTACATTCTGGAAAGCACTAATGCCGGAACGCCCGGTTTTTGCCTGCAGGCCACCAACGGCAATGTCACCAGAAACGTCACCAACTCGTCGGCAAAGCTCAACACCGGCAGCATCATATAG
- a CDS encoding prepilin-type N-terminal cleavage/methylation domain-containing protein — MRLGARQTGFTIVELLIVIVIIGILAVIAIGAFSRAQDQARTATVQSDLKASAKQLEQAKADSGTYPATSAGLPASPNTSYQYAYNATADTFCLTGANGSSTYRVTSDNRTPVSGACPGHGVGGVPPITNLVTNPSLEANTSAGFGNNGAVASTYSTPSTTTAFGSRVYRRDFTGTATLSNVGPYVQIDTDPAQTNYMASVWIRVSKPMSYYIGAERRNSGGTNIGTLNSSNVALAANTWTRLTLSVPVIATMESFTFVIYSTSTSWAPGDWVEVDGLMVHEGTSLSAYADGNTSGWIWNGTTNLSTATGPAQ; from the coding sequence ATGCGCCTTGGCGCACGACAGACTGGTTTTACTATCGTTGAGCTGCTTATCGTCATCGTCATCATCGGCATCCTGGCGGTGATTGCCATCGGCGCTTTCAGCCGTGCCCAGGATCAGGCGCGTACCGCCACGGTACAGTCCGACCTCAAGGCTTCCGCCAAGCAGCTGGAGCAGGCCAAGGCGGACTCTGGCACTTATCCGGCCACATCCGCCGGCCTGCCTGCCAGCCCGAATACCAGCTACCAATACGCCTATAATGCGACCGCCGATACCTTCTGTCTGACAGGGGCCAATGGCAGCTCGACCTACCGCGTTACCAGCGATAACCGCACCCCCGTCAGCGGTGCGTGCCCGGGGCATGGGGTAGGCGGCGTGCCGCCGATTACCAACCTGGTCACCAATCCCAGCCTTGAGGCCAATACGTCGGCCGGTTTTGGCAACAACGGTGCCGTCGCCTCGACCTACTCGACACCCAGCACGACCACAGCATTTGGCAGCCGGGTCTACCGCCGCGACTTTACGGGAACGGCCACACTGAGTAATGTCGGCCCGTATGTCCAGATCGATACCGACCCCGCCCAGACCAACTACATGGCCAGCGTCTGGATCCGGGTCAGCAAGCCGATGTCATATTACATCGGTGCCGAGCGCCGCAACAGCGGCGGCACGAACATCGGTACGCTCAACAGCAGCAATGTCGCGCTGGCGGCTAACACCTGGACGCGGCTCACGCTCTCGGTGCCGGTCATCGCCACTATGGAATCGTTCACCTTTGTCATCTACTCCACCTCTACTTCCTGGGCGCCGGGCGACTGGGTGGAAGTCGATGGACTGATGGTCCACGAGGGCACCAGCCTCTCGGCATACGCCGACGGCAATACTTCCGGCTGGATCTGGAACGGCACGACCAATCTCTCAACCGCAACCGGACCGGCGCAGTAG
- a CDS encoding NAD(P)H-binding protein — translation MRVVIFGANGRVGRLVVRRALEQGLGVVAFVHSASSLAQNSKLTVVQGDIYRPDEVAAAIRQADAVISALGSWGTPRKDVLGAGMQAIIPAMQEHGLSRIVSLTGADARAPGDTLGIVHRLSHPLLGLVAGKVLADGEQHIRLLQASGLAWTVVRSPVMNEQGDAGRFVLSRRRPMPWQTIHRQSVATSMVELVQSQAELRAAPFIARN, via the coding sequence ATGCGGGTCGTCATCTTTGGTGCGAACGGGCGGGTGGGGCGGCTGGTGGTGCGCCGGGCGCTGGAGCAGGGCCTGGGGGTGGTTGCTTTCGTGCACTCCGCATCATCCTTGGCGCAAAACAGCAAGTTGACGGTCGTGCAGGGCGATATATACCGGCCCGATGAAGTGGCGGCTGCCATCCGCCAGGCGGACGCGGTCATCAGCGCACTTGGCAGCTGGGGGACACCGCGCAAGGACGTCCTCGGTGCGGGCATGCAGGCTATCATTCCCGCCATGCAGGAACATGGTCTCTCGCGGATAGTCTCACTGACCGGTGCCGATGCCCGGGCGCCGGGCGACACGCTTGGAATAGTGCATCGCCTCAGCCATCCGCTGCTTGGCCTGGTGGCGGGTAAGGTGCTGGCTGATGGCGAGCAACACATCCGGCTGCTGCAGGCGAGCGGCCTTGCCTGGACGGTCGTCCGGTCGCCGGTCATGAACGAACAGGGTGATGCCGGCCGGTTCGTACTGTCACGACGGCGGCCGATGCCCTGGCAGACTATTCACCGCCAATCGGTGGCCACCAGCATGGTTGAGCTGGTCCAGAGCCAGGCGGAGCTGCGGGCGGCGCCCTTCATTGCGAGGAATTGA
- a CDS encoding prepilin-type N-terminal cleavage/methylation domain-containing protein yields MSALSHPHHRSGFTIVELLIVIVVIGILAVLAIGAFSRAQDQARAASVQSDLKASAKQLEKTNTETGAYPATAAGLPASPNTTYQYAYDSAANTYCLTGENGNQMFTISSSERAPKQGGCFGHNAGGPTVITNLATRPSFEVAGGVNAYNATYGFPSGGAYAGTSFVRATRTNTTGQGGPWWDAAFVQPGRTYRLTLHARSNVTSPRDVSIEWMSGSFSIISVSPVQASVPMTSNWTRISGTATAPAGANWMRVTVYTNGPGTTSDYVDVDGVIITEGTNTYNYADGSTAGWTWGGTAHASTSSGMAQ; encoded by the coding sequence ATGTCGGCACTATCGCACCCTCATCATCGTTCTGGCTTTACTATCGTTGAGCTACTGATCGTCATCGTGGTCATCGGCATCCTTGCGGTGCTGGCGATCGGGGCATTCTCGCGGGCGCAGGACCAGGCCAGGGCGGCCAGTGTACAGTCCGACCTCAAGGCCTCCGCCAAGCAGCTGGAAAAGACCAATACCGAGACAGGGGCGTATCCTGCCACTGCGGCCGGGTTGCCAGCCAGCCCCAATACGACCTATCAGTACGCATATGACAGCGCCGCCAACACGTACTGCCTGACCGGTGAAAACGGCAATCAGATGTTCACCATCTCCAGCAGCGAGCGCGCTCCCAAGCAGGGCGGCTGCTTCGGGCATAACGCAGGCGGCCCGACGGTCATCACCAATCTGGCTACCCGGCCCAGCTTTGAAGTGGCTGGCGGTGTCAATGCCTACAACGCCACCTATGGCTTTCCGTCGGGCGGCGCCTATGCTGGCACCAGTTTTGTCAGAGCTACCCGGACCAATACCACCGGGCAGGGCGGTCCTTGGTGGGACGCCGCCTTTGTGCAGCCCGGCCGGACATACCGGCTGACGCTCCATGCACGCTCCAACGTCACGTCACCACGTGATGTCAGCATCGAATGGATGAGCGGCTCATTCAGCATCATCAGTGTCAGCCCGGTGCAGGCGAGCGTCCCGATGACCTCCAACTGGACGCGCATCAGCGGCACCGCCACCGCACCCGCCGGCGCGAACTGGATGCGCGTGACGGTCTACACGAACGGCCCCGGCACCACCAGTGACTATGTGGATGTTGACGGCGTCATCATTACCGAAGGCACCAACACCTATAACTATGCCGATGGCAGCACCGCCGGCTGGACCTGGGGCGGCACCGCCCACGCATCAACCTCAAGCGGTATGGCACAATAA
- a CDS encoding ABC transporter ATP-binding protein: MTAHEHGILTRLDANDITKDFGNGRGIFDVNLTVHKGEIVGFVGPNGAGKSTTINILTGFINPDRGHFAVLGEMADTGSIHHLMSRIGILLSEPTIEPDLTAAQVFRRSQELLGLDCSQNWRRMSQELELDVDKKVKKLSLGNKKKVGIINALMHEPDLLIMDEPTSGLDPLIRSRFMAMVKQMADNGGAVLLSSHDLGEVQAICDRIVMIKAGRVILSDTTDHILDKAERAFRLLAPPKELLAAIRKLKIRVTEEAGSEAVIHTAHYKEMIELLTRHKFYNFYIERPTLEETFKENYR, translated from the coding sequence ATGACTGCCCACGAACACGGCATCCTCACCCGCCTCGACGCCAACGATATCACCAAGGACTTTGGCAACGGCCGCGGCATATTTGATGTCAACCTGACGGTCCATAAGGGTGAGATCGTCGGTTTCGTCGGGCCGAACGGCGCCGGCAAGAGCACGACCATCAACATTCTGACCGGCTTCATCAACCCCGACCGCGGCCACTTCGCCGTCCTGGGTGAAATGGCCGACACCGGCTCCATCCATCACCTGATGTCCCGCATCGGCATCCTGCTTTCCGAACCGACCATCGAGCCGGACCTGACGGCTGCCCAGGTTTTCCGCCGCAGCCAGGAGCTGCTGGGCCTGGATTGCAGTCAGAACTGGCGCCGCATGAGCCAGGAGCTGGAACTGGACGTTGATAAGAAGGTCAAGAAACTGAGTCTGGGGAATAAGAAGAAGGTGGGCATCATCAACGCCCTGATGCACGAACCCGACCTGCTCATCATGGACGAACCGACATCCGGCCTGGATCCGCTGATCCGCAGCCGCTTCATGGCCATGGTGAAGCAGATGGCCGATAACGGCGGCGCCGTCCTGCTCTCGTCACACGACCTGGGCGAAGTGCAGGCCATCTGCGACCGTATCGTCATGATCAAAGCCGGACGGGTCATCCTGTCTGATACTACCGACCATATCCTGGATAAAGCCGAGCGCGCCTTCCGCCTGCTTGCCCCGCCAAAGGAGCTGCTGGCGGCCATCCGTAAGCTGAAGATCCGTGTCACCGAAGAGGCCGGCAGCGAGGCCGTCATCCATACTGCGCACTACAAGGAGATGATCGAACTGCTGACCCGCCACAAGTTCTACAACTTTTACATCGAACGCCCGACGCTGGAAGAGACGTTCAAGGAGAATTACCGGTAA
- a CDS encoding ABC transporter permease subunit yields MYSLTLLAQQFRLKLGSLAIWTIVWSLLLLLFSSVFNSLSDDAEETAKVFESLPKELYGALNINPSAYLTSIENFLSGQFLFVYMLAGTIFAFALGVGAIGKRIENGTIANFLTRPLPRGDIYIVQWLVNCLFLAMAGALVGGIAWLIFDTLLTGQDIISEGYFFWTFTGTTLLFITFATLGQLVGTLMNGGRSLAVGAAIAVASYFINALGAIAELPQWLQSVSLFHYLDVATLRDEYVLNGERALYLVGFTLLFVLLGWLLFRRKDIYI; encoded by the coding sequence ATGTACAGCCTTACCTTGCTCGCCCAACAGTTCCGTTTGAAACTTGGATCGCTGGCCATCTGGACCATCGTCTGGTCTTTGCTGTTGCTCCTGTTCTCCAGCGTCTTCAATTCACTCAGTGATGACGCCGAGGAGACGGCCAAGGTCTTTGAATCGCTCCCCAAGGAGTTGTACGGCGCGCTGAACATCAACCCGTCCGCCTATCTGACCAGCATCGAAAACTTCCTCTCCGGCCAGTTCCTGTTCGTCTATATGCTGGCAGGCACCATCTTTGCGTTCGCGCTCGGCGTCGGCGCCATCGGTAAGCGCATAGAGAACGGCACCATCGCCAATTTCCTGACCCGCCCGCTGCCGCGCGGCGACATCTACATCGTGCAGTGGCTGGTGAACTGCCTGTTCCTGGCGATGGCGGGCGCACTGGTCGGCGGCATCGCCTGGCTTATCTTTGATACCCTGCTCACGGGCCAGGATATTATTTCCGAGGGTTATTTCTTCTGGACCTTCACCGGTACGACGCTCTTGTTCATTACCTTCGCCACACTGGGACAACTGGTGGGAACACTGATGAACGGCGGGCGGTCACTCGCGGTCGGGGCGGCCATCGCGGTTGCCAGCTACTTTATCAATGCGCTGGGCGCCATTGCCGAGCTGCCGCAGTGGCTGCAGTCGGTCTCGCTGTTCCACTACCTCGACGTGGCGACATTGCGCGATGAGTATGTCCTTAACGGCGAGCGCGCACTGTATCTTGTTGGCTTCACGCTGTTATTCGTGCTGCTGGGCTGGCTGCTATTCCGCCGGAAAGACATTTATATCTGA
- a CDS encoding diacylglycerol kinase: MRHPYSTIAIIYNPKSTGDSKQMAYGLRKILRRDEGITMPVDCIPTKYAGHAEVLAEKLASKHERPLIISSSGDGGYNEVVNGIMNAINKKQARHPIAAVLPAGNANDHSRTLQDDPLHKAILSGRVTKIDLLRVDITSEDTAAQAGLTRYAHSYAGVGITPVVAAELNRHTLNAFNQLGFVIKTFWKYRPFKILRRGRTVRLDSLLFMNINQMAKIFKLAPDLTPDDGQFDVVHLPHKHKFQLLKMIITAATIGLSTTTQQTEYEFTALKKMPMQLDGELVIIKGGSHVRITSAHKALTTII, translated from the coding sequence ATGAGACACCCCTATTCGACAATTGCCATCATCTACAACCCCAAAAGCACCGGCGACAGTAAGCAGATGGCCTACGGCCTGCGCAAGATACTGCGGCGGGACGAGGGCATCACCATGCCCGTCGACTGCATCCCCACCAAATACGCCGGTCATGCCGAGGTGCTGGCCGAAAAGCTGGCCAGCAAGCACGAGCGTCCGCTCATCATATCGTCCAGTGGCGACGGCGGCTACAACGAAGTGGTCAACGGCATCATGAACGCCATCAATAAGAAACAGGCCCGCCACCCTATCGCCGCCGTACTGCCCGCGGGCAATGCCAATGACCACAGCCGCACCTTGCAGGACGACCCGCTCCACAAAGCCATCCTGTCAGGCCGCGTCACTAAGATCGACCTGCTGCGGGTCGACATCACCAGCGAGGATACCGCCGCCCAGGCCGGCCTCACCCGCTACGCCCACTCCTACGCCGGCGTCGGCATCACGCCGGTGGTAGCCGCCGAGCTCAACCGCCATACGCTCAACGCCTTCAACCAGCTCGGCTTCGTCATCAAGACCTTCTGGAAGTACCGGCCGTTCAAAATTCTCCGCCGCGGCCGCACCGTCCGCCTTGACAGCCTATTATTCATGAATATCAACCAGATGGCCAAGATCTTTAAGCTGGCACCGGACCTGACGCCGGATGACGGCCAGTTCGATGTGGTGCATCTCCCCCACAAGCACAAGTTCCAACTCCTCAAGATGATCATCACTGCTGCCACCATCGGCCTTAGCACCACCACCCAGCAGACCGAATACGAATTTACCGCCCTCAAAAAGATGCCGATGCAGCTGGACGGCGAGCTCGTCATCATCAAGGGCGGCAGCCATGTCAGAATCACGTCTGCCCACAAGGCGCTGACAACAATAATTTAA
- a CDS encoding glycosyltransferase family 2 protein: protein MRLSVVIPVYNEAGQIEDCLASLRAQTRPADEIIVVDNNCSDDTADRARRFGAHIVTQPVQGIWPARAAGFAAARGELLIGTDADARFPPDWLAKIEQLARKRPDAVAFSGPGRFYDGGRLHNRLADFWYMSAYFKLVGAALMTPPIFGSNFALRAEAWRAVRETVHLDVPEIHDDIDLSYHLLPLGAIVHDHGMANFISIRPLRSMRQMMRRYRRGFRSIFLHWPQQAPWRLYMERRSRRPRG, encoded by the coding sequence ATGCGGCTGAGCGTCGTCATCCCGGTCTACAATGAGGCCGGGCAGATCGAGGACTGCCTGGCGTCGCTACGGGCGCAGACGCGGCCTGCGGATGAGATTATCGTCGTCGACAACAACTGCAGTGACGATACGGCCGACCGGGCGCGCCGGTTTGGCGCACATATCGTGACGCAGCCCGTGCAGGGCATCTGGCCGGCCCGGGCGGCGGGCTTTGCTGCGGCACGCGGTGAGCTGCTGATAGGGACGGATGCTGATGCCCGGTTCCCGCCGGACTGGCTGGCGAAGATTGAGCAGTTGGCGCGCAAGCGGCCGGATGCGGTCGCCTTCAGCGGTCCGGGCCGTTTTTATGATGGCGGCAGGCTGCATAACCGCCTGGCAGACTTCTGGTATATGTCGGCGTATTTCAAACTGGTGGGGGCGGCACTGATGACACCGCCGATCTTTGGCTCCAACTTTGCGCTGCGGGCGGAGGCCTGGCGGGCGGTCAGAGAGACGGTGCATCTGGACGTGCCGGAGATCCATGACGATATCGACCTTTCATACCACCTGTTGCCGCTCGGGGCTATCGTCCATGACCATGGCATGGCCAACTTCATTTCCATCAGGCCTCTGCGGTCAATGCGGCAGATGATGCGGCGCTACCGGCGTGGGTTCCGTTCGATTTTCCTGCATTGGCCGCAGCAGGCGCCGTGGCGGCTGTATATGGAGCGTCGGTCCCGCCGCCCTCGCGGTTGA
- a CDS encoding glycoside hydrolase family 6 protein: protein MRIPKQKFYVRFKWQLAASATAVFAVAGLWGTLASQTPERNEARIGAIVYSTVDGQETLRIVESPISADAPATVRPVRTQQMAAQPVATESKSAPAPEQTAAEPKPEPVPQPMTTQNVTQPTSVPSSTNTTKEPIVVPRQMVPTQPSIGRPALFVDPAIAAKGYFPEIASQPLSTWFGEWSGNVTNAVNDAVTKATAAGAAPVLVAYNIPIRDCGSYSAGGAAEADAYKSWMQSFVNGIGQRKAYVILEPDALAGISCLDAAGQRARLELIADAVNKLKTQTKASVYIDAGNATWIGASTMASRLRSANVAMADGFALNVSNFISNSVSQQYGDQLAKQIGKRYVIDTSRNGNGAAPDGEWCNPAGRALGTRPTTSTGQQYVDAYLWIKVPGESDGTCNGGPSAGQWWPDYAQSLIRNS from the coding sequence ATGCGTATACCAAAGCAAAAATTTTACGTCCGTTTCAAATGGCAGTTAGCCGCCAGTGCCACGGCAGTCTTCGCCGTGGCCGGTCTGTGGGGGACCCTGGCCAGCCAGACGCCGGAGCGCAATGAGGCGCGTATCGGTGCGATCGTCTACAGTACGGTCGACGGACAGGAGACGTTGAGAATCGTAGAGAGTCCGATCTCGGCCGATGCACCGGCGACGGTCCGTCCGGTCAGGACACAACAGATGGCTGCCCAGCCGGTGGCGACAGAGAGCAAGAGTGCGCCGGCGCCGGAGCAGACGGCTGCCGAGCCAAAGCCGGAGCCGGTACCGCAGCCGATGACGACTCAGAACGTCACGCAGCCGACATCCGTGCCGTCCAGTACCAACACTACCAAGGAGCCGATCGTGGTGCCACGGCAGATGGTGCCGACGCAGCCGTCAATCGGCCGTCCGGCGCTGTTCGTCGACCCGGCAATCGCAGCAAAAGGATATTTCCCGGAAATCGCCAGCCAGCCGCTTTCGACCTGGTTCGGTGAATGGAGCGGTAATGTTACCAACGCCGTCAACGATGCCGTTACAAAAGCAACCGCTGCCGGGGCCGCCCCGGTACTGGTGGCCTACAACATCCCCATCCGCGACTGCGGCAGCTATTCCGCAGGCGGTGCGGCCGAAGCCGATGCTTACAAAAGCTGGATGCAAAGCTTCGTCAACGGCATCGGCCAGCGCAAAGCCTATGTCATTCTGGAACCGGATGCACTCGCTGGCATCTCATGCCTGGACGCAGCTGGCCAGCGCGCACGCCTGGAGCTGATCGCCGATGCCGTCAACAAGCTCAAGACCCAGACCAAGGCTTCGGTGTATATCGATGCCGGCAATGCCACCTGGATTGGCGCTTCGACCATGGCTTCCCGCCTGCGCTCGGCCAACGTGGCGATGGCCGACGGCTTCGCGCTGAACGTTTCCAACTTCATCAGCAACTCTGTCTCGCAGCAGTATGGCGACCAGTTGGCCAAGCAGATTGGCAAGCGCTACGTGATTGATACCAGCCGCAACGGCAACGGTGCCGCTCCGGACGGTGAATGGTGCAACCCGGCCGGCCGTGCACTGGGCACCCGTCCGACCACCAGCACCGGCCAGCAGTATGTCGATGCCTACCTATGGATCAAGGTGCCCGGCGAATCCGACGGTACTTGTAACGGCGGCCCAAGCGCCGGACAGTGGTGGCCTGACTATGCGCAGAGCCTGATCCGCAATAGCTAA
- a CDS encoding glycosyltransferase, with product MRRKDSFSVTRQQRQTTRRDVNRPKQGSIPLTIIIPAYNEARTIGNSLEELAAYLRRAGLRHTEVIVSVGKSSDDTIGLSRAKAHLFDYFTVLDNGRPADKGRNVRLAMLAARGEKRVYMDADLATPLHHLAEMNRLLDTYDVVSGERTISTIHSGHRKFISLFGNVLVRAILLPGVKDSQCGFKGFRRGAAEQIFTKQRILSWGFDMEILALAKRLGCSMGQMHIADWREVKGGGGLDRGPVQALHASAKTFYDLLRVRYYFMTNAYGPMSGRGRSQADKEQ from the coding sequence ATGCGACGGAAGGACAGTTTCAGCGTGACACGGCAGCAGCGGCAGACCACTCGGCGTGATGTCAATCGCCCAAAACAGGGCAGTATTCCTTTGACCATTATCATCCCTGCCTACAATGAGGCGCGCACCATCGGCAATTCACTGGAGGAGTTGGCGGCGTATCTGCGGCGGGCCGGCCTGAGGCATACGGAGGTCATCGTGTCGGTTGGCAAGAGTTCGGACGATACCATCGGCCTGTCCCGGGCTAAAGCCCATCTCTTTGATTACTTCACAGTGCTGGACAACGGCCGCCCGGCCGACAAAGGCCGCAATGTCAGGCTGGCCATGCTGGCTGCCCGCGGAGAAAAGCGCGTCTACATGGATGCCGACCTGGCGACACCCCTGCATCACCTGGCAGAGATGAACCGCCTGCTGGATACATACGACGTAGTCAGCGGCGAACGTACTATCAGCACCATCCACTCCGGTCATCGCAAGTTCATTTCGCTGTTCGGCAATGTGCTGGTACGGGCGATCCTGCTGCCTGGCGTCAAAGATTCGCAGTGCGGTTTCAAAGGCTTTCGTCGCGGGGCGGCGGAGCAGATATTTACAAAGCAGCGGATACTCTCGTGGGGCTTCGATATGGAAATCTTGGCCCTCGCCAAGCGGCTGGGCTGCTCTATGGGGCAGATGCATATAGCCGACTGGCGCGAGGTAAAGGGCGGTGGCGGCCTGGACCGCGGGCCCGTCCAGGCGCTGCATGCCTCGGCCAAAACCTTTTACGATTTGCTGCGGGTGCGGTATTATTTCATGACGAATGCCTACGGCCCGATGAGCGGGCGGGGGCGCAGTCAGGCGGACAAGGAGCAATAA
- a CDS encoding GtrA family protein has product MASRQRLAKQLGSFGLVGILNTVLDFAVLNFCRFVLHLPPIPANLVSTTVAQAVSFLLNKNFVFAGATSDRSRTETVIRFIAITATGLYVIQTLVIWVFTHAFTLPGDVAHGLLLALGINGISHDAAVLNTAKLIATVFSASWNFVLYKKAVFTGRKPEAPPKR; this is encoded by the coding sequence ATGGCATCACGACAGCGGCTGGCCAAACAGCTGGGATCATTCGGACTGGTCGGTATACTCAACACGGTACTTGATTTTGCCGTACTTAACTTTTGCCGGTTCGTATTGCATCTGCCGCCGATTCCGGCCAATCTTGTCTCGACCACGGTCGCCCAGGCGGTCAGTTTTCTGCTTAATAAGAATTTTGTCTTTGCCGGCGCCACCAGCGACCGCAGCCGCACAGAGACGGTCATCCGTTTTATCGCCATCACAGCTACTGGCCTGTATGTCATCCAGACGCTGGTCATCTGGGTGTTCACCCACGCCTTCACGTTGCCTGGCGACGTGGCGCACGGCCTGTTGCTGGCGCTCGGCATCAATGGCATCTCGCATGATGCGGCGGTGCTGAACACGGCAAAACTGATTGCCACCGTCTTCTCGGCAAGCTGGAATTTCGTGTTGTACAAGAAGGCGGTGTTTACTGGCAGGAAGCCCGAAGCTCCTCCCAAGCGGTAG